The Chamaesiphon minutus PCC 6605 DNA window GCTTCGATCGCGACTAAGCCAAATGGTTCGTAGTGGCTGGGAATTACGCAGACATCAGCAGCAGTATAGTACAGTGCTAGGCGATCGTGTCCGACCATACCGACAAACTCGGTATTGGCATGTAAATCTAACTCCGTCACGATTTCTTCAATTCTCCGGCGTTCGGCACCGTCAGCCTCTTGGGGATCGCTACCGCCGACAATCAGTAATTTTAAGTTCTGAGGATCGATTTCTGCACCTTGTTCTAATTTCGATCGCAGTTCGCCTGTAGCGCGAACGAGGGTTTCGATCCCTTTGCGTTTGTCAAAGCGACCGACATAAAGTACCACTTTCTCTTTAGCCCCGATTCCTAACTGCTTGCGTGCATCTGCTTTGGAAATCGGGCGGAAGGTGCTCACGTCGGTACCGCAAGGGATAATATCAATACTACCGATGCGCGAGACCAAATTCTCTAAATCTGCCTTTTCTTGAGGGCTGGTAGCAACGATCGAGTGTGCCTGTTCCAGCAGTTGTTTTTCGACTTCTAATCGAGTTTGGGCAATCGCGGGGATGTCGCTCACAGATTGATACTTGACCGCACCGAGAGAATGATAGGTGTGGATCAGTTGAATATTTTGGCGACGCTTGAGTTCTAATCCAACCCAACCTGACATCCAGTAGTTAGTGTGAGCCAGGGGGTAGTTTGTGCCTTCTTTTTGCTGAAACTTTTGCAAAGCATCGACAAATTCGGGCATGTATTGGAACAGTTCGTCGCGAGGAATGTAGGTTTCTGGCCCCGCAATCAGGCGAATCGTCCGACAATGGGGCGTATGTTGGACAATGGTGGCGTCGTAGGGGCTACTCTTGCGCGTAAACATATCTACTTGCCAGCCCAGTTTTGCCAAGGCTTCGCCTACTTGACGCACGTAGACATTTTGACCGCCAGCGGCGTCTTTACCAATTTCGGCGGCGGGGTCGCCATGCTCGGAAATTAACGCAATCGCTTGGCGAGTGGGAATTTTGGTACGAGCGCAAGCAAATGGTTGATGGGTTTGTGTCACTGGTGTGTTAGTAACGATAGTTGTGGGGAACTTTCCTGTTGACATTTTCTGCACCTCAATAAAAATCGATCTTGAAATTTAGGCAAGGGGTAAGTTAGGACTCGCGGTCAACCCTTGCTAACGGATCGTTCGCAAAGGTTGCGACTATTTTGCGATGCGATCTTGCGAAAGCGAAAATCTCAGCATCGAATCAAGATGTAGAGTCCGAAGTAATTGGATAATTGCTCCAAAGGGCTACAACCTGTCGTTCGCTTAGCGTCGCCTTTGGCGAATCGCGGGGATGGCGTACTGTTTACAAGTAGCCATCGCCATTAGCGATTTCTACTTGTAGATGCAGTCTGGGTGCCAACTTCACTAGTGCTGAAGATTTAGATCGAGCGCGCCGCCGAATGCGGATGATGTGTTATGTCGAGCTGCGGTTTATCGCGAACCGACAAGGTGTCCGTTGAGAGCGAATTTCTCTGCTAAGACTTGTTGATATACGGCTTCATAACCTGCGGCCATTTGCTCGACGCCAAAACGATGGGATACATATTCCCGACAGGCAAATCGGGAAATTTGGGGTATTTTGGCAACTGCGGCAATACATTCCTCAACCGTGTTACAGACATAACCACTGATCCCATCGGCAACAACTTCAGCGACCGAGCCGAGATTCATGGCAATCACGGGCGTACCTGCGGCCATCGATTCGATCATTACGAGTCCAAATGGTTCGCGCCAAGTAATCGGAAATAAAGTGACGATCGCTCGGCCCATCAGATCGTTTTTCATAAAGTGATCGGCTTCACCCAAAAATTGGATCTGCACGCCATCGATGTGTGGCTTAATCTGCTCCTCAAAGTACTTCACATCGACAGGATCGACTTTGCCAGCCATTTTCAGGGGTATTCCTGTTGCTTTAGAAATCTCGATCGCATGGTGCGGCCCTTTCTCTACAGACATTCTGCCTAAAAAGGCCATGTAGGCTGGTTCGTCAGGCGTAGGGAAAAAGTGATGCGTGCTAACGTCGATGCTGTTATACACGGTCGCCACATGATTGAGACCCAATCTGTCTACCCGCTGAGCGTTGGAAATGCTCACGAATGGCTGCGCTTTGGCATGAGTAAACATTTTTTCATTGTCTGGAGTGAAAATTCCATGCAATGTATGTACTGTCGGCGTTTTGGTCAATTTACTGTAAGGTAGTGCCGCACAACCCATGTGCGAATGAATTAAATCGAATTCTCCAGCCCGTTCGTACACACTGGCTAATTGGAGCATCTCATAAATACCGTATTCTTTAATACTTGAATCCAAGCGCAGTGCTTGAGGATGAATTGATTCTAGTTTGGCTGAGGTGATCGAATCGCCTGATGCAAACAGAGTTACCTCGTGCCCTCTGGCCACTAACTCATCTGTTAACAGCCCAACTACCAATTCTATCCCGCCGTATGCGGGTGGCGGTACTCTTTCCCACAAAGGTGCTATTTGAGCAATTTTCATAGTATATCCTCCTGAAATATATGAGGCAGTTAGTAAATAGCAATTATGAAATCGATCGAAATTTATCAAGATTAGAGATCGCTATTTCGGCAACTACTAACGATCTGGACTCACTAATAATTCCCAGGAAATAGCTCGGATAAGCTCGTGCCAGATGCCTAAAAGTGCTGCCTGTCAACAACCTCACATACTGTGATGCAGACTATTAAGTTTACATTTGTTTTATTAAGTTACTTAGATCTTAAACTCTAGAATTTGAGTATTCCAACTATCTTAACAAAATCTTTATAATTCATCCGACTAAAATATCTCATCCAAAATAAGTGGCAGCATCGCTTAGATTCGCCCGATAATGTAGCTAAAATGACAAATATTCTTGAAGATTGATATTTATTGACTATGTGTTCATCGATCGCTACTCCTCTTGAATTTTTAGATAAAAGTAATATTTAATACCAAGCAATCTATAATTAGGAATGACGCTGCCAGCAAGGGAAGATAAATGGTAAATTCAGTCACTCTCTTGCTTTTCGCTCATTGAATTAGGGAATAGATCGTCTTCCTTTCTATAATTAAACACACTCATCCTTTGACTCGAAACTACCAAAAGGAGGATACGGAGGGTTAACCTCGATTGGTTGCAGGGTCAAGTTTCTGAGGATCGACAGTGCTACGAAAATATGACAATAAGTTTTGCAGATGCGGCTCTTTCCGATCGAGATCCAGATCGACTCCAAAAAAGATCTCATGCGTGCTTGACAACTACCCAGATACCTGTGATATATTTATAGATGTCATTGCAATGGGGTGTCGCCAAGTGGTAAGGCATCTGGTTTTGGTCCAGACATTCCGAGGTTCGAATCCTTGCACCCCAGTTAACTCTATAACCGAAGCAGCGCAGTCGGAGGCGGCCTAAGTACACTCTGACGGATTGTTACGTTAGTCAAAGGAAAAATAACAGTATGAATGCTGCGCGAATTCT harbors:
- a CDS encoding glycosyltransferase family 4 protein; the encoded protein is MKIAQIAPLWERVPPPAYGGIELVVGLLTDELVARGHEVTLFASGDSITSAKLESIHPQALRLDSSIKEYGIYEMLQLASVYERAGEFDLIHSHMGCAALPYSKLTKTPTVHTLHGIFTPDNEKMFTHAKAQPFVSISNAQRVDRLGLNHVATVYNSIDVSTHHFFPTPDEPAYMAFLGRMSVEKGPHHAIEISKATGIPLKMAGKVDPVDVKYFEEQIKPHIDGVQIQFLGEADHFMKNDLMGRAIVTLFPITWREPFGLVMIESMAAGTPVIAMNLGSVAEVVADGISGYVCNTVEECIAAVAKIPQISRFACREYVSHRFGVEQMAAGYEAVYQQVLAEKFALNGHLVGSR
- a CDS encoding glycosyltransferase family 4 protein, which codes for MSTGKFPTTIVTNTPVTQTHQPFACARTKIPTRQAIALISEHGDPAAEIGKDAAGGQNVYVRQVGEALAKLGWQVDMFTRKSSPYDATIVQHTPHCRTIRLIAGPETYIPRDELFQYMPEFVDALQKFQQKEGTNYPLAHTNYWMSGWVGLELKRRQNIQLIHTYHSLGAVKYQSVSDIPAIAQTRLEVEKQLLEQAHSIVATSPQEKADLENLVSRIGSIDIIPCGTDVSTFRPISKADARKQLGIGAKEKVVLYVGRFDKRKGIETLVRATGELRSKLEQGAEIDPQNLKLLIVGGSDPQEADGAERRRIEEIVTELDLHANTEFVGMVGHDRLALYYTAADVCVIPSHYEPFGLVAIEAMACGTPVVASAVGGLKFTVISEETGLLVPPHDVSKFAHAIGRILTDEVWARKMRKQASTRVHQNFSWTGVAIQLSDLYRYLLAQSLVGSGLKPVASSPAALVSKLIAS